The Vibrio kanaloae genome has a window encoding:
- a CDS encoding phosphopentomutase: MKRAFILVLDSFGIGEAADADKFGDVGSDTMGHIADHCDKGLANTAERQGPLTLPNLSKLGLAMAHKESTGRFAPGMDTDVEIIGAYGHAAELSSGKDTPSGHWEIAGVPVLFDWGYFTDKENSFPKELTDRILERAGLSGFLGNCHSSGTEILDNLGEEHMKTGLPIFYTSADSVFQIACHEETFGLQNLLDLCQIAREELEDYNIGRVIARPFVGPGKGQFERTGNRRDLSVEPPAATILQKLADEKGGNVHSIGKISDIYAGCGITQKTKATGIPALFEATKEAINEAGDNTIVFTNFVDFDSAYGHRRDVAGYAAALEYFDGRINEIIDMMKEDDVLILTADHGCDPTWPGTDHTREHIPVIVYGQKVPAGSLGRRDTFADIGQSLASYFGTSPMGYGTSFL, from the coding sequence ATGAAAAGAGCATTTATTTTAGTTTTAGATTCATTCGGTATCGGTGAAGCAGCGGATGCAGACAAATTCGGTGATGTTGGTTCTGACACTATGGGTCACATCGCAGATCATTGTGATAAAGGTCTTGCAAACACTGCAGAGCGTCAAGGTCCTCTGACGTTACCAAACCTGTCTAAGTTAGGTTTAGCGATGGCTCACAAAGAGTCTACAGGTCGCTTCGCTCCTGGTATGGATACAGACGTTGAAATCATTGGCGCTTACGGCCACGCTGCTGAGCTGTCTTCTGGTAAAGATACGCCATCAGGTCACTGGGAAATCGCTGGTGTACCGGTACTGTTTGACTGGGGTTACTTCACCGATAAAGAGAACAGCTTTCCAAAAGAGCTGACTGACCGCATCCTTGAGCGTGCAGGTTTGTCTGGTTTCTTGGGTAACTGCCACTCATCGGGCACTGAAATCCTAGATAACCTAGGTGAAGAACACATGAAGACTGGCCTGCCAATCTTCTATACTTCTGCGGACTCTGTTTTCCAGATCGCTTGTCATGAAGAGACATTCGGTCTACAAAACCTATTAGACCTTTGCCAGATAGCTCGTGAAGAGCTAGAAGATTACAACATTGGTCGTGTTATCGCGCGTCCATTCGTTGGCCCTGGCAAAGGTCAATTTGAGCGTACAGGTAACCGTCGTGATCTTTCTGTTGAGCCACCTGCGGCAACTATCCTGCAGAAACTTGCTGATGAGAAGGGCGGCAACGTTCACTCAATCGGTAAGATCTCTGATATCTACGCAGGCTGTGGTATCACTCAGAAAACCAAAGCAACAGGTATCCCTGCGCTGTTTGAAGCAACAAAAGAAGCGATCAATGAAGCGGGCGACAACACGATTGTGTTCACTAACTTCGTTGATTTCGACTCAGCTTACGGCCACCGCCGTGATGTAGCTGGTTACGCAGCGGCACTTGAGTACTTTGATGGTCGCATCAATGAAATCATCGATATGATGAAAGAAGATGATGTACTTATCCTAACTGCAGATCACGGTTGTGATCCGACATGGCCAGGCACAGACCATACTCGTGAGCACATCCCTGTGATTGTTTACGGTCAAAAGGTTCCAGCTGGCTCTCTAGGTCGTCGTGATACGTTCGCTGATATCGGTCAAAGCTTAGCGTCATACTTTGGTACATCGCCAATGGGATATGGTACAAGCTTCCTATAA
- the deoA gene encoding thymidine phosphorylase, with the protein MYLPQEIIRRKRDGEVLTAEEINFFIQGVAKNTVSEGQIAAFAMAIFFNEMTMPERIALTCAMRDSGMVIDWSHMNFDGPIVDKHSTGGVGDVTSLMLGPMVAACGGFVPMISGRGLGHTGGTLDKLESIPGYNITPTNDVFGEVTKDAGVAIIGQTGDLAPADKRVYATRDITATVDNISLITASILSKKLAAGLDSLVMDVKVGSGAFMPTYEASEELAKSIVAVANGAGTKTTAILTDMNQVLASSAGNAVEVREAVQFLTGEYRNPRLLEITVASCAEMLVLGNLAKDSDEACEKLMAVLDNGKAAECFGKMVAGLGGPADFVENYDNYLEKADIIKPVYALESGVVSAMDTRAIGMAVVGMGGGRRVATDSIDYAVGFDHFIRLGEVASEDKPLAMIHARNEQQWQEAATALQNAITVGGEYTATPDVYRKIRSEDV; encoded by the coding sequence ATGTATCTACCCCAAGAAATTATTCGCAGAAAACGTGACGGTGAAGTCCTAACAGCTGAAGAAATTAACTTCTTCATTCAAGGTGTCGCTAAAAACACGGTTTCTGAAGGCCAAATTGCAGCATTCGCAATGGCTATCTTCTTTAACGAAATGACAATGCCAGAGCGTATCGCACTAACATGTGCAATGCGAGATTCAGGCATGGTGATTGACTGGAGCCACATGAACTTTGATGGCCCAATCGTTGATAAACACTCTACTGGTGGTGTTGGTGACGTAACTTCTCTGATGCTTGGCCCTATGGTGGCAGCATGTGGCGGTTTCGTTCCAATGATCTCTGGTCGTGGTTTAGGCCACACTGGCGGTACGCTAGACAAGCTTGAATCTATCCCTGGTTACAACATTACACCCACCAACGATGTGTTTGGCGAAGTCACTAAAGATGCTGGCGTAGCGATCATCGGTCAAACAGGCGATCTAGCACCTGCAGACAAGCGTGTTTACGCGACCCGTGATATCACAGCAACCGTAGACAATATCTCGCTCATCACAGCTTCAATCCTATCTAAGAAACTGGCTGCAGGCCTTGATTCTCTAGTGATGGATGTAAAAGTGGGTTCAGGCGCATTCATGCCAACGTATGAGGCCTCTGAAGAGCTAGCGAAATCTATCGTTGCAGTAGCAAACGGTGCAGGCACGAAAACAACAGCAATCCTAACGGACATGAACCAAGTTTTGGCTTCTTCAGCGGGTAACGCAGTAGAAGTGCGTGAAGCGGTTCAGTTCCTAACGGGTGAATACCGTAACCCACGTTTGTTGGAAATTACGGTGGCATCGTGTGCGGAAATGTTGGTATTAGGTAACCTTGCAAAAGACTCAGACGAAGCGTGTGAAAAATTGATGGCAGTGCTGGATAACGGTAAAGCAGCAGAGTGTTTCGGTAAGATGGTTGCGGGCCTTGGTGGTCCAGCAGATTTCGTAGAAAACTACGATAACTACCTAGAGAAAGCAGACATTATTAAGCCAGTGTACGCGCTAGAAAGCGGTGTGGTATCAGCAATGGATACTCGTGCAATTGGTATGGCTGTGGTTGGTATGGGCGGTGGTCGCCGTGTAGCAACAGACAGTATTGATTACGCAGTTGGTTTTGATCACTTCATTCGCCTTGGTGAAGTAGCAAGTGAAGATAAACCATTAGCAATGATTCATGCTCGCAACGAACAACAGTGGCAAGAAGCTGCAACGGCATTACAAAATGCAATCACTGTGGGTGGAGAATATACAGCAACGCCAGACGTTTACCGTAAGATTCGTTCTGAAGACGTGTAA